The sequence ATTATATCACTTTGTCTTCTAAAAAACAATAGGGCAATTCATCGCACCACCTATAGAGGTGGGCGACTTCTTGCCCATTAGGTTAAAAAGAGGAACTGTTACAATCTTTTAATTGTAATAGTCCCTCCTATATTTTAATTATTCACTATATAACTCTTCTAATCTAGCTTGAACTCTCTCATCTTCTAAATATTCATCGTAAGTCATATTTTTATCTAAAATTCCTTTAGGAGTGATCTCTATGATTCTATTAGCTACTGTTTGAATAAATTCATGGTCATGAGCTCCAAATAAAATAGTTCCTTTAAAGTTGATTAATGCTTTGTTTAATGATGTGATAGACTCAAGATCTAAGTGGTCATTAGGGTTATCAAACATAAGTACATTAGCATTAGTTAACATCATTCTAGCTATCATACATCTTACCTTTTCTCCTCCAGATAAAACAGAACAGCTTTTTAAAGTTTCCTCTCCAGTAAATAACATTCTTCCTAAAAATCCTCTTACAAAAGCTTCATGCTGATCTGGTGAGTATGGTCTTAACCAATCTATTAAGTTTAATTCTTTATTTTCAAAGAATTTAGTATTATCTTTAGGCATATAAGCTTGGCTTGTTGTAACTCCCCAAGTATAACTTCCTGAATCTGGCTCCATTTCTCCACTTAAGATATTTAATAGAGTAGTTTTTACTATATCATTTTTAGCTAAGAAAACAACTTTATCTCCAGTATAGATAGTAAAAGATAGATTATCTAATACTTTTACTCCATCTACTGTTTTAGTTAAGTTTTCAACTTTAAGCATATTATTTCCAGCTTCTCTCTCTTGTTTAAACTCAACAAATGGATATTTTCTGTTAGAAATTTGCATATCTTCAAGTTGTAATTTATCAAGTAATTTCTTTCTTGAAGTCGCTTGTTTAGACTTAGATGCGTTAGCACTAAATCTAGCAATAAACTCTTGTAACTCTTGTCTTTTTTGCTCAAGTTTTTTATTTTTAGCTGAGATTAATTTTGTCATAAGTTGGTTTGATTCATACCAGAAATCATAGTTTCCAACATACATTTTAATTTTTCCATAATCTATATCAGTTATATGAGTACAAACTTTATTTAAGAAGTGTCTATCATGAGATACAACAATTACAGTTGTATTATCTAAATCCATTAAAAAGTTTTCAAGCCAAGTGATAGCTTTTATATCCAATCCGTTTGTAGGCTCGTCTAATAATAAAACATCTGGTTGTCCAAATAATGCTTGAGCAAGTAAAACCTTAACTTTTTCTGGCTCTCCTAGCTCTTTCATATATTTATGATGTAATTCTGTTCCTATTCCTAATCCCATAAGAAGTGTTTCTGCTTCTGTTTCTGCTTCCCAACCATTAAGCTCAGCAAACTCTCCTTCTAACTCTCCTGCTCTTATACCATCTTCATCAGTAAATTCTTCCTTAGCATAAATAGCATTTTTTTCAACAATTATATCCCATAATTTTTTATGTCCCATAAGAACAACATCTAAAACCTTATCCTCTTCGTGAGCAAAGTGGTTTTGGTTTAATACTGCCATTCTTTTATTTTTATCAAATATAACTTCTCCTTCAGTAGGTTCTAATACTCCTGAAAGAATTTTTACAAATGTTGATTTTCCTGCTCCATTAGCTCCTATTAGTCCATAACAATTTCCTGGAGTAAATTTAATATTTACATCTTCAAAAAGTTTTCTTCCAGAAAATCTCATACCTAGATTACTAGTTACGATCATTAATCTATTCCTCCTTATTAGCTCTCAAAAAATTCCATAATATTATATCATTTATTTTAAACTTTTACAATACAATTTAAAAAAGATAAATTTATCTAAATAAAAAAATATATTGAGTTTTTTTATTTTTTATCATATAATATAACCTGAATGTTTATAGAAAAAGGAGAGTAAAATGCCATCTATATTTGATAAATTTAAAATAAAAAATATAGAGTTAAGAAATAGAATTGTTCTGCCTCCCCTTGTAAGATTTTCTATCCTAGGAACTGATGGATATGTTACAGAAGAATTAGTTAATTGGTATGAAGAGGTTTTACGTGGAGGAATAGGTTTTGTCATTGTAGAGGCTACTGCTGTTAGTGAAGAGGGAAAACTTAGAGAAAATCAGTTAGGAATTTGGAATGATTCATTTATTTCAGGATTAAAAAAAATTGCTGATAAATGTCATGAGTATAAAGTTCCTGTCCTTATACAGTTACATCATGCTGGCTTTAAAGAGGATATAAAAAATGTTGATAAATCTATTTTAGATGAAATATTGGAAAAATTTAAAATAGCTTTTCATAGAGCTAAAAAAGCTGGATTTGATGGAATAGAAATACATGGAGCACACACTTATCTTATCTCTCAACTTAACTCAAGACTTTGGAATACAAGAGAGGATATTTATGGGGGAGATTTTGAAAGGAGAATGTATTTCTCTAAGAAATTAATTGAAGAAACAAGAGAATTATTTGATGATAACTTTATATTAGGATATAGAATGGGAGGAAATGAACCTGAACTTTCTGATGGAATAGAAATAGCTAAATATTTAGAAAAATTAGGTGTTGATTTACTTCATATTTCTTCTGGTGTCCCTGATCCTAAATATACAAGAAAACAAAAGGTAGATGTCCCAAATGATTTCCCTTTAGATTGGGTTATATATATGGGAACAGAGATACGAAAACATGTTTCTATTCCTATAATTGGAGTTAGAAATATTAGAAAAGAAAAAGAAGCTAGTTGGCTCATTGAAAATGATCTCCTTGATTTAGTTGCAGTTGGAAGAGCTATGATAGCTCGTCCTAATTGGGTTAATATAGCTAGAAAGGAATATAATACAAGAAATGGAATTAAAAACTCTTGATATATTTTGTGAAATTATAGATAATTATGGAGATATTGGAGTAGTATATAGAATAGCCAAAGAATTTAAAAAAAACTATCCAAATCTTAAATTAAGAGTATTTTTAAATAGAATTGAAGAGTTTAAAAAAATTAATTCTAAAGTATCTGATACTCCATTTCAAGAAATAGATGGAATTGAGTATCTAACTTTTAATTATATTGATGAAAATATAAAAAACTTTTCAGCTTCACAAGTTATTATTGAAGCATTTGGGTGTAAAATTCCTGAAAAATATATGGATATAGCTTATGAACACTCTGAATTATTAATAAATTTGGAATATCTTTCAGCTGAAGATTGGATTGAAGACTTTCATCTTCAAAGTTCTCCTTTAGGTAAAGGAAAATTAAAAAAGATTTTTTTCATGCCTGGTTTTACTGAAAAATCTGGAGGAATTATTGCTGATTCTAATTATCTTGAAAGAATAGAAAAAGTTTTATCCAATAAAGAATTTTATGCTAATAAATATCTTTCAGATATTGAAAATAGAGAAAATAAAATAATAGGAACTCTTTTTTCTTATGAAAAAAACTTTGAAAATCTTTTTAGAGATTTAAAAATTTTAGATAAAGAGGTAGTGATTTTAGCTCTAGGAGAAAAAACACAAGAAAGTTTAAGAAATTTTTTCAAAAAAAATTCAATTGACTACTTTAGAAATTCAATAAAATATGGTAAAATAGAGATAAGATTCTTAGAATTTCTTAATCAAGAGGAATATGAAGAGTTAATAAATATAGTAGATTTTAATTTTGTACGTGGAGAAGATTCTTTTATCCGAGCTGTCCTTACAGGAAAACCATATATATGGCATATTTATTGTCAAGAAGATTATGCACATATGGATAAAATTGAAGGATTTTTAGCTAAATATAGAAAAGTGATTAGTAAATTTTCTGATGAAAATTATCTAATCAATATGGAACAGTTTTTTAAAGATTATAATTTTAGAAAAGAAAATAACTTAGAACTTGGAAAAGAAAGTTATCTTTATTTCTTCAAGAACTTAGACAAGATAGAAAAATATAATTCTATCTTTAAAGATTTTCTTATACAAAAATGTAATCTTATAAATAAATTAAAATATTTCATAGAAAAATATTGAGGAGGTTTACAAATGAAAATAGCTCAAGAATTAAGAGCAGGAAGCACAATCAAGATCGGAAACGATCCATTTGTAATTTTAAAAGCTGAGTACAACAAATCAGGAAGAAACGCCGCTGTTGTAAAATTCAAAATGAAAAACTTAATATCAGGAAACATTTCTGACGCTGTTTATAAAGCAGATGACAAAATGGACGATATCAGACTTGATAAAGTAAAAGCAGTTTACTCTTATCATGATGGAGCATTCTATGTTTTCTCTAACCCTGAAACTTGGGATCAAATCGAACTTAAAGAAGAAGACTTAGGAGATGCTTTATACTACTTAGAAGAAGAAATGGAATTAGAAGTAGTTTACTATGAGTCTACTCCAGTTGCTGTAGAATTACCTACTTTCGTAGAAAGAGAAATTATCTACACTGAGCCAGGATTAAGAGGAGATACTACTGGTAAAGTATTAAAACCAGCTAAAATCAACACTGGATTTGAAATTCAAGTTCCTTTATTCGTAGAACAAGGTGAATGGATTAAAATAGACACTAGAACTAACGAATATGTAGAAAGAATTAAAAAATAGTTTTTTTATAAAAAAGGTTGTGCAGTATTTTGCACAACCTTTTTTCATTTTATTATTTTATTAAATTATTTAATTTTTTAATAAATTCTACTGGATTTTCTATTTGGAATCCCTCTAACATAAGAGCTTCTGTATATAATATATCTAATAGATCCTTAAATTTTTCTGTATCTTTACACTCTTGAAGTTTAGTAAATAATGGATGTTCTGGATTTAAAGCTAAAACTTTCTCAGCTTTTATATTTTCATTTCCTGGAATTTGAGAAAGAACTTTTTCCATTTCAAGAGATATCTCTCCTTTAGCTAATAAAGCTGAAGCTCCACTTCCAAGATTATTACTTAATTCTACATCCACAATCTTATCTGCTAGATTTTCTTTAATTTTATCTAACATAGATTTATTATCCTCAGAAAGTTTTTTAATCTCTTCCTCTTTTTCTTTATTTTCTTCTAATTTAAAATCTGAATCACTTATTGATTTGAATGTTTTTCCTTCAAATTCAGTCATAGTCTTGATAGCAAATTCATCAATTTTATCAGTTAAGATTAAAACTTCTATTCCTTTTTCTTTTAAAGCTTCCATCTTAGGTAGAGATTTAACAGTAGCTAAGTCCTCTCCAACTACATATAGAATCTCTTTTTTATCCCCCATACGTTCTACATACTCTTTTAAAGTAACATATTTTTCTTCTAAAGAGCTTCTGAATATCAATAGATTTTGAAGTTTATCTTTATTTATTCCAAACATATCATGGATACCAAATTTTATATTTCTTCCAAATGCTTCCCAAAACTCTATATATTTTTCTCTATCATTTTTTAAAATATATTCAAGTTCTGATATGATTTTCTTTTCAAGATTTTTAGAAATAGCTGTAAGTTCACTATTTTGTTGTAATATCTCTCTTGAAATATTAAGAGATAAATCATCACAATCAACAAGTCCTTTTACAAAGCTAAAATATTCAGGGATTAGTTCATCACACTTATCCATTATAAAAACATTTTTTGTATAAAGTTGAAGTCCTTTTTTATAATCTTTAGAATAAAAATCCATAGGAGCTTTTTTAGGAATATAAAGTAATGCAGTATATTCTATACTTCCTTGAACTTTTAAGTGAAAATGGAACATAGGGTCTTCCCAATCATGGAAATTAGATTTATAAAATTCATTATAATTTTCATCTTTAAGTTGAGATTTATCTGTTTTCCATATAGGTTTAGTTGAGTTAATAACCTCTTCTTTAAAGTTAATTGGATATCTCACATAATCTGAATATTTTTTTACTAAATCTCTAATTTTCCACTCTTCTAAAAATGAATTGTATTCATCTCCAGATTTGATAGTAAGAGTAATAGTAGTTCCTCTTTCTGCTTTCTCAATCTCCTCTATCTCATATGAACCATCTCCAGTTGAAGTCCATTTTACTCCCATATCTGATTTAGGAGACTTAGTTACAAGGGTCATTTTTTCTGCTACCATAAATCCTGAATAAAATCCAACTCCAAACTGCCCTATTATATCTATATCATCTTTTGATGTGTTTTCTAATTTTTCTTTAAACGCTTTAGAACCTGATTTAGCTATAGTTCCAATATTTTCTGCTACCTCGTCATAAGTCATTCCTATTCCGTTGTCACTTATTGTAATCTCTCTTTTATCCTTATTTACAGATAAATTTATTTTAAAATCTTTATCTTCTCCTAAAATCTCACTATTAGTAAGAGCTTCAAACTTTATCTTATCAATAGCATCACTAGCGTTTGAAATAAGCTCTCTTAAAAAAATCTCTTTATTTGTATAAATAGAATGTATCATTAAATTTAACAATTCTTTTGTTTCTGCTTGAAACATTTTTGCTTCTTTTCTCATAATAAAACAACCTCCTTAGCACTCTAAATATTAACTGGCTAACAATTAATATATACCACAATGCATAGAGGTTGTCAATAGTTTTCTATCTTTTTTTCTTATAAAATTTATTATATAAATTCCATCTATCATGGAACCACATCCATTGTTCAGGATGTTCTCTTATTACTTTCTCCATAGCTTTTATAAGAGCTTGTGTATTAATTAATACATCTTCTTTAAAATTTCCAGTTTTAGTTAAAGTAAATTTCTCAATAACAGCAGTACAACTATTATCTTCATTGAAATAATTATATCCCCAAACTAGAGGAATATCAAATTTTAATGCTAAAGATATTGCCCCTGTAGGAGCTTTTGCTTCCATTCCAAAAAAATCAACAATTGCCCCTTTATCTCTGTGATCACTAAATAGAGCAAAAATCTCTCTATTATTTAAACGCTTTATCAAATCTTTACTTGTAGATTTTCCTTTAGAGAAAACAGTTAAGTTTAAATCTTCTTTTCTACTTTTATTTATAAATTCATTTAAATATGGATTTCTTTGTTTTTTAGCAACTGTTACCACATCATATCCCTGAGCTGCTTTAATTGTAGCTTCCATATTTCCCATATGCATAAGAGCTGCTATTACTCCTTTATTTTGATTGTATGCTTCATCAAGAATATATCTATTTTTTACTATTACTTTTCCATCTTCATTTAAATACTCTTTAAACCACAAAGTACAAAGAAAAGCTTTTATCATAATTTTAAAAGATTTTTTAGCAATCGCTTCTATCTCATGTGAATCTTTTTCAGGAAAAGCCATCTTTAAATTTGCTAAAGCTATCAATCTTCTCTTTTTTACTAGTTTATATCCTATCACTCCTAAAAAATCTCCAAACTTAAATCTTAGATTTTCTGGTAATAAAAGTATTAATTTATAAAAAAACATAACTATTAAATATTGAATTTTATATGTAAAATTTTTCATTTTCCTCTCTCCTAATAAAATTTTGCAATTTCATTATATCACAAATTCTAAAAAAAAAATATCTCTTCTTTAAAATAAAAGTTTAATAAATTGCTTACTACACAACTATATGGTATAATTTTTAAATAGGAATTTTTTATAAAGAGGTGAATTAATTTATGATAATAGGAATAATTGGAGCTATGAATGAAGAAGTAGTTGAACTACAAGCTTTGATGAATGATATCCAAGAAGAAAAAATAGGAAATTTAAGCTTTTTTAAAGGAAGTCTAAAGGGAAAAAATGTAGTTTTAGTTGAATGTGGAATTGGAAAAGTAAATGCTGCAATTTGTGCAACTCTTATGAAAAAATATTTTAATGTAGATTTATTACTATTTACAGGAGTAGCTGGAGGAGTAAATCCAAATATCAACATAGGAGATATTGTAATTGGTACTGATTTAATAGAGCATGATTTTGATGCTACAGCTTT comes from uncultured Fusobacterium sp. and encodes:
- a CDS encoding ATP-binding cassette domain-containing protein → MIVTSNLGMRFSGRKLFEDVNIKFTPGNCYGLIGANGAGKSTFVKILSGVLEPTEGEVIFDKNKRMAVLNQNHFAHEEDKVLDVVLMGHKKLWDIIVEKNAIYAKEEFTDEDGIRAGELEGEFAELNGWEAETEAETLLMGLGIGTELHHKYMKELGEPEKVKVLLAQALFGQPDVLLLDEPTNGLDIKAITWLENFLMDLDNTTVIVVSHDRHFLNKVCTHITDIDYGKIKMYVGNYDFWYESNQLMTKLISAKNKKLEQKRQELQEFIARFSANASKSKQATSRKKLLDKLQLEDMQISNRKYPFVEFKQEREAGNNMLKVENLTKTVDGVKVLDNLSFTIYTGDKVVFLAKNDIVKTTLLNILSGEMEPDSGSYTWGVTTSQAYMPKDNTKFFENKELNLIDWLRPYSPDQHEAFVRGFLGRMLFTGEETLKSCSVLSGGEKVRCMIARMMLTNANVLMFDNPNDHLDLESITSLNKALINFKGTILFGAHDHEFIQTVANRIIEITPKGILDKNMTYDEYLEDERVQARLEELYSE
- a CDS encoding NADH:flavin oxidoreductase, which produces MPSIFDKFKIKNIELRNRIVLPPLVRFSILGTDGYVTEELVNWYEEVLRGGIGFVIVEATAVSEEGKLRENQLGIWNDSFISGLKKIADKCHEYKVPVLIQLHHAGFKEDIKNVDKSILDEILEKFKIAFHRAKKAGFDGIEIHGAHTYLISQLNSRLWNTREDIYGGDFERRMYFSKKLIEETRELFDDNFILGYRMGGNEPELSDGIEIAKYLEKLGVDLLHISSGVPDPKYTRKQKVDVPNDFPLDWVIYMGTEIRKHVSIPIIGVRNIRKEKEASWLIENDLLDLVAVGRAMIARPNWVNIARKEYNTRNGIKNS
- the earP gene encoding elongation factor P maturation arginine rhamnosyltransferase EarP is translated as MELKTLDIFCEIIDNYGDIGVVYRIAKEFKKNYPNLKLRVFLNRIEEFKKINSKVSDTPFQEIDGIEYLTFNYIDENIKNFSASQVIIEAFGCKIPEKYMDIAYEHSELLINLEYLSAEDWIEDFHLQSSPLGKGKLKKIFFMPGFTEKSGGIIADSNYLERIEKVLSNKEFYANKYLSDIENRENKIIGTLFSYEKNFENLFRDLKILDKEVVILALGEKTQESLRNFFKKNSIDYFRNSIKYGKIEIRFLEFLNQEEYEELINIVDFNFVRGEDSFIRAVLTGKPYIWHIYCQEDYAHMDKIEGFLAKYRKVISKFSDENYLINMEQFFKDYNFRKENNLELGKESYLYFFKNLDKIEKYNSIFKDFLIQKCNLINKLKYFIEKY
- the efp gene encoding elongation factor P, whose product is MKIAQELRAGSTIKIGNDPFVILKAEYNKSGRNAAVVKFKMKNLISGNISDAVYKADDKMDDIRLDKVKAVYSYHDGAFYVFSNPETWDQIELKEEDLGDALYYLEEEMELEVVYYESTPVAVELPTFVEREIIYTEPGLRGDTTGKVLKPAKINTGFEIQVPLFVEQGEWIKIDTRTNEYVERIKK
- the htpG gene encoding molecular chaperone HtpG → MRKEAKMFQAETKELLNLMIHSIYTNKEIFLRELISNASDAIDKIKFEALTNSEILGEDKDFKINLSVNKDKREITISDNGIGMTYDEVAENIGTIAKSGSKAFKEKLENTSKDDIDIIGQFGVGFYSGFMVAEKMTLVTKSPKSDMGVKWTSTGDGSYEIEEIEKAERGTTITLTIKSGDEYNSFLEEWKIRDLVKKYSDYVRYPINFKEEVINSTKPIWKTDKSQLKDENYNEFYKSNFHDWEDPMFHFHLKVQGSIEYTALLYIPKKAPMDFYSKDYKKGLQLYTKNVFIMDKCDELIPEYFSFVKGLVDCDDLSLNISREILQQNSELTAISKNLEKKIISELEYILKNDREKYIEFWEAFGRNIKFGIHDMFGINKDKLQNLLIFRSSLEEKYVTLKEYVERMGDKKEILYVVGEDLATVKSLPKMEALKEKGIEVLILTDKIDEFAIKTMTEFEGKTFKSISDSDFKLEENKEKEEEIKKLSEDNKSMLDKIKENLADKIVDVELSNNLGSGASALLAKGEISLEMEKVLSQIPGNENIKAEKVLALNPEHPLFTKLQECKDTEKFKDLLDILYTEALMLEGFQIENPVEFIKKLNNLIK
- a CDS encoding lysophospholipid acyltransferase family protein, producing the protein MKNFTYKIQYLIVMFFYKLILLLPENLRFKFGDFLGVIGYKLVKKRRLIALANLKMAFPEKDSHEIEAIAKKSFKIMIKAFLCTLWFKEYLNEDGKVIVKNRYILDEAYNQNKGVIAALMHMGNMEATIKAAQGYDVVTVAKKQRNPYLNEFINKSRKEDLNLTVFSKGKSTSKDLIKRLNNREIFALFSDHRDKGAIVDFFGMEAKAPTGAISLALKFDIPLVWGYNYFNEDNSCTAVIEKFTLTKTGNFKEDVLINTQALIKAMEKVIREHPEQWMWFHDRWNLYNKFYKKKR